The Terriglobales bacterium region CTGATCGGGCTGGTGGCGCGTGAGAACCGCATTGCGAAGCACGCGCACGTGCCGCTGCAGTCGGGCTCGGACCGCGTGCTGCGGCGCATGCACCGGCGCTATCGTCCTTGGCATTACGCCGAGCGCATTCACAAGATCCGCGAGCGGATGCCGCTGGCCGCCATCGGCGCCGATGTGATGGTAGGCTTTCCCGGCGAGACCGAGGCCGAGTTCGAAGAGAACCGCGCCTTCATCGCTTCCCTGCCCTTTACCTATCTGCACGTGTTCACGTATTCGGCGCGGCCGGGGACGCCGGCGGCCACGCTGCCCAATCAAGTGCGCAGCGAAGTTGCCCGTGAGCGCAACCGCGTGCTGCGCGAGCTGGCGGCAGAAAAGAATCTGGCGTTCCGCCGGCAGATGGTCGGCCGTACGATTCCGGCCATCACGCTGAGCGTGCAGAATGGAGATTCGACCGAGGCGTTGACGGACAATTATCTGAAGCTGCGGCTTGCGGGGAAACACGCGGCGAATCGGTGGCTGGACGTCAGGGTGGACGGAGTGACGGCGGACGGAGTAGAGGGACTGGTCATCGAAGATTAACGATCGGGTGAGTCAATCTCATTTGTAATTCGCAATTTGCAATTTTCAGGAGGGTCTGTGGCCTCACTTACCGATGCGCTGGTCCGGGAACTGATCGAGGGACGCTACGTCGCTTGCCTGGGGACCGAGAATCCTGACGGCTCGATTCATCTGGTCTCGGTGTGGTACCTGTTCGATGGCGGATCCCTCTACGTGGCGACGTCGTCGCGCAGCCGGAAGGCCCGCAACCTCGAAGCCCGGCCGCAGGCTTCCTTGATGATCGACTCGCGCGATCCGCAGGCTTCGCGCGGGGTCACGGCCATGGGAACGGCGCAGTTGCTGAAGGGTGAAGCGTCGCGGCAGTGGAACGCGCGCATCCACCGGCGCTACCTGAGCGAGGCGGCGCTGGCCGACCCGCGCGTGGGGCCGGTGTTCTCCCAGTGGGACGACATCACCATCCAACTGAAGCCCGATCGAGTGATCGCGTGGGACATGCGCGAGGCCGACAAGGGCGTGTTCGGGGGCGCATTCGAACAGAATCCCGGGTATCTATTGAAGCTCGATTTGTAGAGTGCGCCGCCATCCTGGCGGGCCGCACCTGCATGCTATAATCGCAAGGTTCGCCTGTCTTCATTGCAGCGGAGGGGATTATCGACAAACGTTTCATACGAGCCAACGAGCGCATCCGGGCGCGGGAGATCCGGGTGATAGACGATCAGGGGCAGCAGATCGGCGTGATGCCGCCGCTGGAAGCGCTGAAGATGGCCCGCAGCAAGAACCTCGACCTGGTAGAGATTTCGCCCACCGCCAACCCCCCGGTCTGCCGCATCATGGACTTCGGGAAGTTTCTCTACGAGCAGGGGAAGAAAGAGCGCGCGGCCCGCAAGCATCAGAAAACCATCGTCATCAAGGAAGTGAAGTTCCGCGTCAACGTGGATGAACACGACTACGAGTTCAAGAAGAACCACGTGCTGCGCTTCCTGGACGAAGGCGACAAGGTGAAGGCCACCATCTTCTACCGCGGGCGGGAGATGACGCACCCGGAGCTGGGACGGGCGATCCTGAACCGGTTACTGACCGACGTGGGCGACAAGGGAATCGTGGAGTTCCGGCCGCGGATGGAAGGCAACACGCTGCACATGATCCTGGCGCCGAAGAAGGCGTAAGACCAGTTTCGAGTTTCCAGTTTCCAGTTTCGAGAAGAGGGGTTGAGAAGATCCATGCCGAAGTTGAAGACACATAAGGGGGCGGCCAAGCGCTTCCGCAAGACCGCGGGAGGGAAGATCAAGCGCAGCCAGGCGTATCTCCGCCACATCCTGACCTCCAAGCCGAGGAAGCGCAAGCGCCAGCTGGATATGGCCGCGACCGTGGCCAAGGCGGATGCCAAGAACGTGAAGGCGATGCTGCCGTACTAAGAGCAGCTACTCGCTGCTAGCTTCTCGCTAGAAGCCAAGAGCCAGCAGCCTGAGATGAGAGCCTAAGGCTCTCATCTCACACGCGAGCGAAGAGGCCGAGGGAATCCTGCCTCCAGCCGCGAAACGACGTACGAAAAAGGAGAGACCATGCCACGCGTCAAACGTGGAAGCAAGCGGCGCGCGCGCCGGAAGAAGATTCTGGACCGCGCCAGCGGCTTTTTCCTCACCAAATCCAAGCTCTATCGTTCGGCGAAAGAGTCGGTCGAGCGGGCGCTGAAGTACGCCTACGCCGGGCGGCGGCTGAAGAAGCGGCAGTTCCGGGCGCTGTGGATCGTGCGCATCGGGGCGGCGGCGCGGCTGAACGGAATGAGCTACAGCCAGTTCATCCACGGGCTGAAGAAGAGCGGCATCGAGCTGGACCGCAAGATCCTGGCGGACCTGGCGGTGCAGGACCCGGCGGCCTTTAAGAGCCTGGCCGAGCAGGCCAGGACCGCGCTGGGTTCGGCGGCCTGAAGCAGCTTCGCCAGGCGATTCGCGCTTTCTCCTTCTGTAGTCGGCGGCGCGGCTGAAGCCGTGCCCTGATACGATTCGCCTTCGTCGAGAATCATCGAGGGACAGGCCAGCATGTACAGCGTCCCCAAACTGACGGACCACACGCCGGCTGCGGTGGACGCGGCGGTGCGGGACCTGTTGGCGGCGCTCGACGCGGAAGCCGGGGCGCTCAAGAGCGAGGCCGAGTGGAAGGCGTTCCGCGACCGCTGGATGGCGCGCAAGAACGGCGTGCTGACGCAGGTGAACGACCTGTGGCTGAAGGCGGCGCCAGCGAAGGCCAAGCGCGACGTCGGGCAGCGAGTGAATGAACTCAGGGCCCGGGTCGAACAAGCGGTCGAATCAGCGCGGCAGCGCGTGCATGGCGGCGACCTGAAGTCGCGCCTGGAAGCGGAGCGGCTGGACGTGACGCTTCCCGGGATTCGGCGGCCGCTGGGCGCCGAGCATCCGGTGCTCAAGGTGAACGACGAACTGCTGGGCATCTTCCGCTCGATGGGCTACTCGATCGCCGACGGGCCCGAAGTAGAGAGCGACTACTACAACTTCGAGGCGCTGAACTTTCCGCCCGAGCATCCGGCGCGTGACACGCAGGACACGCTGTTCCTGGCGGGCCAGGAAAAGAAACCGCTGCGCGAACGGCTGCTGCTGCGCACCCACACTTCTCCGGTGCAGATACGGACCATGGAAAAGCATGCGCCGCCGGTGCGCATCGTGTGCCCGGGGAAGGTGTACCGGCACGACACGCCCGACGCCACTCACTCGCCCGTGTTCCACCAGATCGAGGGGCTGGCGGTGGACACCAACATCACCTTCAGCGACCTGAAGGGGACGCTGGATTACGCCATGAAGGCGATGTTCGGTTCGGGCGTCGAGACGCGCTTCCATCCTTCGTTCTTCCCCTTCACCGAACCCAGCGCCGACGTGAGCATCAGCTGCATCTTCTGCGGCGGGAAGGGCTATCACGCGACGGGCGGACCCTGCCGGCATTGCAAGCAGAGCGGGTGGATCGAGCTGCTGGGCTGCGGCATGGTGGACCCGGCGGTGTACGGGTTCGTGCGCGAGAAGGGCTACGACCCGGCCAAGATCAGTGGCTTCGCGTGGGGGCTGGGCGTGGAGCGAATCGCCATCATGAAGTACGGCGTGGAAGACATACAGCTTTTCTTCCATGGGGATGTGCGGTTCTTGGAACAGTTTGGATGAAGCAGTGCTAGTGGCTAGAAAAACCTCATGAAGATCTCGGTTGCATGGCTGCGCGAGTTCGTTGACCTCAAGGTCGAGACCAAGAAGCTCGCCGACGACCTGACGCGCGCGGGGATTGCCGTGGAGAGCGTGACGGGCGACGACGACGCGGCCATCTTCTCCATGGAGATCACCACCAATCGGGTGGACGCCATGAACCACCATGGCGTGGCGCGGGAGTGCGCGGCCATCTATGGCGCGGAGCTGAAACCCATCGTGCCGAAGCTGCCACAACCGGCCGGCAAGACCGACTTCAAGATCGAGATCGAAGCGCCGGAGCTGTGCGCGCGCTACACCGCGCGAGTGCTGAAAGGCACGCGGATCGGGGCGTCACCGGCGCACATCGCCAAGCGCCTGGAAAGCATGGACGCGCGCCCCATCAACAGCGCTGCGGACGCGACCAATTACAACCTGATCGAGATGGGACACCCGACGCACGCCTTCGATCTGGATACGCTGCAGGGCGGGAAGATCGTAGTGCGGCGGGCGCGGGCGGGCGAAACGCTGAAGACGCTGGACGGCGTGGATCGCAAGCTGACCACCGAAGACCTGGTGATCGCCGACGGAACGCGCGCGGTGGCGCTGGCCGGGGTGATGGGCGGCTTCGACACCATGATCACGGAGAAGACGCGCAACGTGCTGATCGAATCGGCGTGGTTCGATCCCATGACGGTGCGCAAGACGGCGCGGCGGCACGGCATGCACACCGACGCTTCGCATCGCTTCGAGCGCGGCGCCGACTTTGCCGCGACGCCGCTGGCCTGCGCGCGGGTGGCGCAACTCATCCTGGAGGCGGGCGGCGGCGAACTGGTGGGCGAGGAAATCGACGCCATCGGACGGCAGATCGAGCGGCCGCAGATCGGGCTGCGTTACAGCGAGGTGGAACGCCTCCTGGGGGTGGAGTTGCCGCGCGAGGAGATTGCCCGCATGCTGGCGCGGCTGGGGTTCGGCGTGCGCGGCAGCGGGGACAAGGGCTGGCAGGTCGAGCTGCCCACCTGGCGCCTGGACGTGGAGCGCGAGATCGACCTGATCGAGGAAATCGCGCGCCTGTGGGGCTACGACCGCTTCCCCAACACGCTGCCGGCGTTCACAGGCGCGGTGGTGGAACTGCCGGATGCGCCGAAGGAGACGGCGGCGCGCTCCTGCCTGCGCGGGCTGGGATATCACGCGGCCATCTCCACCACATTCGTATCGGAGACGGACGCGAAAGCGTTCTCGACGGAAGCGCCGCTCGCGCTGGCCAATCCCATCAGCGAGGAAGCGACGGTCCTGAGGACGTCGCTGATGCCGGGCATGCTCGACATGCTGGCCTGGAACCTGAACCGCGGCGTGAGCGACGCCCGCCTGTTCGAGATGGGCAAAGTGTTCGCCGCGCGTGGCGCGGATTGCGACGAACGCAAGTCGCTGGTAATCGGCGCTACCGGGAATGCGGGAGAGGCGGGCGTCCATCAGGCCCCGCGGCCGTATTCGTTCTACGATCTGAAAGGCGACATCGAGACGCTGCTGGGACAGTTCGCACATCAGTCGCTGTACTTCGACGCGCTCACGGCTTCCTACTACCACCCGGGACGCGCGGCCCGCGCGGTGATGGACGGCGCGACGGTGGCGCGTTTCGGGCAGATTCATCCGGAGGCGGCGGAGCGGCGCAAGCTGCGGCAGGAAGTGTACGTGGCCGAAATTGCGCTGGACCGCCTGTTCAAGAGCGGCCTGCGCGAGCCGGCGTACCAGCCGGTGCCGCGCTTCCCGGCGGTGGAACGGGACTTCTCCTTCGTGTTCGGGCAGGAGGTAGGCTTCGAGAAAATCCGGGCGGCCGTGGCCGGACTCAAGCTGGCTGAGATGCGCGCCTTCATTCCCGTGGAGACGTTTCGCGGAGGCGCGATTCCCGCGGGCAAGTATTCCCTGCTGCTGCGGGCCACGTTCCAGTCCGGAGAGCGCACGCTGCGAGACGACGAAGTTGCGGAGTGGTCGGCGAAGATCGTGAAGGCGCTTGAGGGATTGGGCGGAACGCTGCGGGCGTGATTTCGAATTTGTGATATCTAATTTGTAATTTGCCATCTGCTCTCCCACTCACTCCTGGCAAGCGCTTCCATGTACAATCCGCGCGATACGAGGTGAGCCATGGCACTTTCACGCAGAGGATTTCTGGCCGCGGGTGCTGGAGCCGCGGCTGCCGGTGTTCTGCAGGTTCCATTTCCGCAACTGCTGGCGGGCCAGAGCACACAACGCGCCGACCGTCCCATCCGTCTGAACAGCAACGAGAACGCCTACGGTCCTCTGCCTTCGGTGCGGGAGGTGCTGCGCGATGCCGTACGCGTGGCCAGCATCTATCCCTTCCAGCGGGACGACGAGTACATGGAGAAGGTGGCGCGGTTCCACGGCGTCGGGCGCGAGCGGGTGATTGCGGGCTGCGGCTCCACCGAGATCCTGCGCATGGCGGCGTGCGCGTTCGCCGGCGCCGGGCGCCGGATGATCGTGCCCACGCCGACGTTCGAGGCCATCCTGGAATACTCGCGGGCGGAAGACGGCCAAGTCGAGGCGGTGCCGCTGACGGCGAACTACGCCCACGATCTGGAAGCGATGCTGGAGCGGGTGCACGCCAAGGACAAGCCCCCGGTGGGACTGGTGTACATCTGCAATCCGAATAATCCCACGGCCAGCCTGACGCCGCGCGAGGCCATCGCAGATTTTCTGCAGCGGCTGCCGCGGGAGACCTACGTGCTCATTGACGAGGCCTACCATCATTTTGCCGTCGGCGCGCCGGGATACACGTCGTTCCTGGAGTGGCCGGTGGACGATCCACGAGTGATCGTGGCGCGCACCTTCTCGAAGATCTACGGCATGGCGGGGCTGCGACTGGGGTACGGCGTGGCTGCGCCCGAGGCGATTCAGAAGATGCGCCGCTACCGGCTGTGGGACAGCGCCAACGGAATCGCGCTGGAGTGCGCCATGGCGGCGCTGGACGACAAGGCCGGCCTGGTGGCCGAGGAGCGCAAGATCGCGCAGGATCACAAGAGTTTCGAGACTGAAGCGGCGCGCAGAAAGCTGAGCTTCATCCCCTCGTTCACCAACTTCTTCATGGTGGAATGCGGGCGGCCGGTGCGGGCGGTGATTGCGCACTTCGCCAAGCAAGGCATCTTGATCGGGCGGCCGTTCGCCGGCATGGACACCATGGCGCGCATCTCCCTGGGCACACCGGAGGACATGAAGGCGTTCTGGCGGGCGTGGGACAAGCTGCCGGAAGCGGCGCGCGCCTGAGCGCCGGTTCTGCGGTATACTGCGCTCGCAATCATCCAGAATTCATCACGAAGGACGCACTTATGTCGACCGCGAAGGCCCTGCGCGACCCGACTCCCGAAATCTCGCCGGATGAGTTCCAGGCGCTGGAAGAGAAGATCCGGCGCACCATCGAAGCCATGAAGACTGCCAAGGAGGCGCGCTCCACCGCCGAGCGCGAAACCGCCCGCGTGCGCCAGCAAATGCGGGAGCGTGAGAATGAGTTCGATGCGCTGCGCACGGAAGTGGTGGCCCTGCGCCGGGAGCGGGAAGAAGTGCGAACCCGGGTAGAAAAGATCCTGCGGCAGATTGATGCCTTGACGTCGGGCGAATCCGCGTCATAATCAGACCAACGCGGAAACCAACGGAGGAAGAGCTTGCCCCCCAAGCCCGACGGCAGCGTGCAGGTGGAAATCTACGATCAGCTTTACAATCTGCGCGGCTCAGACCCGGAGTACATCACGCGCCTGGCCCAGTTCGTGGATGAGCGCATGCGCTCGGTGGCATCGCAGGCGGCGACAGTGGATTCGCTGCGCGTGGCGGTGCTGGCAGCACTGAACATCGCCGACGAGTACCACGCCCTGCAGCGCAAATACGACGAGGTCGCATCCCAATACAACCAGCGCGCCCAGCAGTTGGCCGGGCAAATCGATGAAGCGCTGGACGACATGAGACGGGTGGGCTGAAGACCATTTGGTAATTTCCAATTTGTAATTTGCATTTCTTTCCTCCCGCGTCACCACCCCATTCTTCGTGTCCACAGGTCTGCGAACACGCTCATTTTCTGGTGTTGTAGGGACTTTCGCCGAAGGTGGCGTGAGCTTCCAGCCAGCGGGCGGCGGCGGGAGCGTCGGCGATTTCGCCGGAAAGGATAGCGAGGGTGAGGTCGTGCAGCAGGACGGTGTTCAACGGCTGAGCGATGACGAGCGGCAACGATTGGAACGGGAACCGCACCAGCAAGGGCACACGATGGTCCAGGCGGCCGGCATAAGCAGCTTCGTCCTCCGGAGTCCAGCCCGGCTGACGGCGCCAGAAGTCGGCCCGCCACCAGTGGTCGGCGGTGACGATGATGGTGGTTCGCTCCCATACGCCGGCCTGCTCCATGGCGGCGCGCAACTCGCCTAGAGTGCGGTCGGCGAGCACCAGGTTATCCAGATAGCTGGGCGCGCCGTCGAGACGGTATTCGCCGCG contains the following coding sequences:
- the infC gene encoding translation initiation factor IF-3, with product MRANERIRAREIRVIDDQGQQIGVMPPLEALKMARSKNLDLVEISPTANPPVCRIMDFGKFLYEQGKKERAARKHQKTIVIKEVKFRVNVDEHDYEFKKNHVLRFLDEGDKVKATIFYRGREMTHPELGRAILNRLLTDVGDKGIVEFRPRMEGNTLHMILAPKKA
- the rpmI gene encoding 50S ribosomal protein L35, producing MKTHKGAAKRFRKTAGGKIKRSQAYLRHILTSKPRKRKRQLDMAATVAKADAKNVKAMLPY
- a CDS encoding cell division protein ZapA, translated to MPPKPDGSVQVEIYDQLYNLRGSDPEYITRLAQFVDERMRSVASQAATVDSLRVAVLAALNIADEYHALQRKYDEVASQYNQRAQQLAGQIDEALDDMRRVG
- a CDS encoding aminotransferase class I/II-fold pyridoxal phosphate-dependent enzyme produces the protein MALSRRGFLAAGAGAAAAGVLQVPFPQLLAGQSTQRADRPIRLNSNENAYGPLPSVREVLRDAVRVASIYPFQRDDEYMEKVARFHGVGRERVIAGCGSTEILRMAACAFAGAGRRMIVPTPTFEAILEYSRAEDGQVEAVPLTANYAHDLEAMLERVHAKDKPPVGLVYICNPNNPTASLTPREAIADFLQRLPRETYVLIDEAYHHFAVGAPGYTSFLEWPVDDPRVIVARTFSKIYGMAGLRLGYGVAAPEAIQKMRRYRLWDSANGIALECAMAALDDKAGLVAEERKIAQDHKSFETEAARRKLSFIPSFTNFFMVECGRPVRAVIAHFAKQGILIGRPFAGMDTMARISLGTPEDMKAFWRAWDKLPEAARA
- a CDS encoding pyridoxamine 5'-phosphate oxidase family protein encodes the protein MASLTDALVRELIEGRYVACLGTENPDGSIHLVSVWYLFDGGSLYVATSSRSRKARNLEARPQASLMIDSRDPQASRGVTAMGTAQLLKGEASRQWNARIHRRYLSEAALADPRVGPVFSQWDDITIQLKPDRVIAWDMREADKGVFGGAFEQNPGYLLKLDL
- the pheT gene encoding phenylalanine--tRNA ligase subunit beta — protein: MKISVAWLREFVDLKVETKKLADDLTRAGIAVESVTGDDDAAIFSMEITTNRVDAMNHHGVARECAAIYGAELKPIVPKLPQPAGKTDFKIEIEAPELCARYTARVLKGTRIGASPAHIAKRLESMDARPINSAADATNYNLIEMGHPTHAFDLDTLQGGKIVVRRARAGETLKTLDGVDRKLTTEDLVIADGTRAVALAGVMGGFDTMITEKTRNVLIESAWFDPMTVRKTARRHGMHTDASHRFERGADFAATPLACARVAQLILEAGGGELVGEEIDAIGRQIERPQIGLRYSEVERLLGVELPREEIARMLARLGFGVRGSGDKGWQVELPTWRLDVEREIDLIEEIARLWGYDRFPNTLPAFTGAVVELPDAPKETAARSCLRGLGYHAAISTTFVSETDAKAFSTEAPLALANPISEEATVLRTSLMPGMLDMLAWNLNRGVSDARLFEMGKVFAARGADCDERKSLVIGATGNAGEAGVHQAPRPYSFYDLKGDIETLLGQFAHQSLYFDALTASYYHPGRAARAVMDGATVARFGQIHPEAAERRKLRQEVYVAEIALDRLFKSGLREPAYQPVPRFPAVERDFSFVFGQEVGFEKIRAAVAGLKLAEMRAFIPVETFRGGAIPAGKYSLLLRATFQSGERTLRDDEVAEWSAKIVKALEGLGGTLRA
- the pheS gene encoding phenylalanine--tRNA ligase subunit alpha, whose translation is MYSVPKLTDHTPAAVDAAVRDLLAALDAEAGALKSEAEWKAFRDRWMARKNGVLTQVNDLWLKAAPAKAKRDVGQRVNELRARVEQAVESARQRVHGGDLKSRLEAERLDVTLPGIRRPLGAEHPVLKVNDELLGIFRSMGYSIADGPEVESDYYNFEALNFPPEHPARDTQDTLFLAGQEKKPLRERLLLRTHTSPVQIRTMEKHAPPVRIVCPGKVYRHDTPDATHSPVFHQIEGLAVDTNITFSDLKGTLDYAMKAMFGSGVETRFHPSFFPFTEPSADVSISCIFCGGKGYHATGGPCRHCKQSGWIELLGCGMVDPAVYGFVREKGYDPAKISGFAWGLGVERIAIMKYGVEDIQLFFHGDVRFLEQFG
- the rplT gene encoding 50S ribosomal protein L20, which gives rise to MPRVKRGSKRRARRKKILDRASGFFLTKSKLYRSAKESVERALKYAYAGRRLKKRQFRALWIVRIGAAARLNGMSYSQFIHGLKKSGIELDRKILADLAVQDPAAFKSLAEQARTALGSAA